A region of Polynucleobacter sp. JS-Mosq-20-D10 DNA encodes the following proteins:
- the corA gene encoding magnesium/cobalt transporter CorA: MINLFVLQNGRLSQEQVEDRNELLQYSNPIWIDVVDPEEEELLWIKEAFGVLLPELDDLGDLEASARYFEADDGHLHIRTDFLLDEEETSRNVRVAFVMTKQVLFSIHDEDLPVFRLVRLRARLRPGSVSNAKDVLLDLYSTDAEYSADALEEVYENLEQAGKRVLQDDITDHDAEEVLETIAKEEDTNGRIRRNVMDTRRALSFLMRSKLLSDEQQEEARQILRDIDSLENHTAFLFDKINFLMDATVGFINLNQSKIIKIFSVVSVALMPPTLLASVWGMNFRYMPELEQTWGYPVAIISMVISAMIPLGYFRHKGWLSSR; encoded by the coding sequence ATGATCAACTTGTTCGTCCTGCAAAATGGCCGCCTCTCTCAAGAGCAAGTGGAAGATCGCAATGAATTGTTGCAATACTCCAACCCTATCTGGATCGACGTTGTTGACCCTGAAGAGGAAGAGCTCCTGTGGATTAAAGAGGCTTTTGGCGTTCTCCTGCCTGAATTGGATGATTTGGGTGACTTAGAAGCTTCCGCGCGTTATTTCGAGGCTGATGACGGCCACCTTCATATTCGTACTGATTTCTTATTGGACGAAGAGGAAACTTCTCGTAACGTCCGAGTCGCTTTCGTAATGACTAAGCAAGTTTTGTTCTCCATTCATGACGAAGATTTGCCGGTATTCCGCTTGGTGCGTTTGCGTGCCCGTTTGCGCCCAGGTTCAGTCAGCAATGCAAAAGACGTTTTACTCGACCTGTACTCCACTGATGCTGAGTATTCTGCCGATGCCTTGGAAGAGGTTTATGAAAATCTCGAACAAGCAGGTAAGCGCGTTTTGCAAGATGATATTACCGATCATGATGCAGAAGAAGTGCTCGAAACAATTGCTAAGGAAGAAGATACCAACGGACGCATTCGTCGTAATGTGATGGATACTCGTCGCGCATTGTCTTTCTTAATGCGCAGCAAATTATTGTCTGATGAGCAGCAAGAAGAAGCGCGACAGATCTTACGAGATATTGATTCACTAGAAAACCATACTGCATTTTTATTCGATAAGATCAACTTCTTGATGGATGCGACAGTCGGTTTTATTAATCTGAACCAAAGTAAGATTATTAAGATCTTCTCGGTGGTATCTGTTGCCTTAATGCCACCAACTTTGTTAGCGAGCGTGTGGGGAATGAACTTCCGCTATATGCCTGAGTTAGAGCAGACCTGGGGTTATCCAGTTGCCATTATTTCTATGGTGATTTCAGCGATGATTCCATTGGGCTACTTCCGCCACAAGGGTTGGTTAAGCTCGCGCTAA
- a CDS encoding CinA family protein, with translation MKNNNDPQHELARAVGQTLISRGWKIALAESCTGGLVCATLTDLAGSSDWLERGYITYSNTAKSECLDVSMETIDSFGAVSEQVAKVMAEGALRNANVNAAISITGIAGPTGGSAEKPVGTVCFGWAIKENIGPDSINTVTLTKHFNGDRQVVREQARDFALSHFLDLLEPKNA, from the coding sequence ATGAAAAATAATAATGATCCTCAGCATGAACTAGCTAGAGCTGTTGGACAGACCCTAATAAGCCGAGGTTGGAAAATTGCCCTGGCCGAATCCTGTACCGGTGGCCTTGTCTGCGCAACCCTGACGGATTTAGCAGGCTCAAGCGATTGGCTTGAGCGAGGCTACATCACCTATAGCAATACCGCAAAATCTGAATGCTTAGATGTTTCAATGGAAACCATTGACTCTTTTGGCGCAGTCAGCGAGCAAGTTGCCAAAGTCATGGCTGAGGGGGCGCTACGTAATGCTAATGTCAACGCTGCCATCTCCATTACCGGCATCGCTGGTCCAACCGGTGGTTCAGCAGAAAAGCCGGTTGGTACCGTCTGCTTTGGTTGGGCGATTAAAGAAAATATTGGGCCTGATTCTATTAATACTGTCACACTGACAAAACACTTTAATGGCGATCGTCAAGTAGTGCGAGAACAAGCGCGTGATTTTGCGCTCTCTCACTTTTTAGACTTGCTTGAACCAAAAAACGCCTAG
- a CDS encoding phosphatidylglycerophosphatase A: MNTPTSTVPTLSLSWVFSKPSRALAFGLGSGLAPFAPGTAGTLWAWATFLLGEYFLSTTAWFWIIGAGILLGCWICGQVSEELGKKDFGGIVWDEVVAFWLVLIFIMPANLWMQILAFALFRFFDAVKPGPIGIIDRHFKHLELGDNPSPSSVGLILWRGFGIIADDLAAAFFTLLTMTLLHIGLSYIS, from the coding sequence ATGAATACGCCGACTTCGACCGTACCTACCCTTAGCTTAAGTTGGGTATTTAGCAAACCGAGTCGCGCTCTAGCGTTCGGACTGGGTAGTGGTTTAGCGCCATTCGCACCTGGCACCGCTGGAACACTGTGGGCCTGGGCCACCTTCTTGCTGGGTGAGTATTTTCTATCCACCACAGCATGGTTCTGGATTATTGGCGCAGGCATTCTTCTGGGTTGCTGGATCTGCGGACAAGTCAGTGAAGAGTTAGGGAAAAAAGATTTTGGTGGAATTGTGTGGGATGAAGTAGTAGCTTTCTGGCTCGTATTGATATTCATCATGCCAGCAAACTTATGGATGCAGATTTTGGCATTTGCACTATTCCGATTCTTTGATGCTGTGAAACCCGGTCCGATCGGAATAATTGATCGACACTTTAAACATTTAGAGCTTGGTGACAACCCCTCTCCATCCAGTGTTGGCTTAATACTGTGGCGCGGCTTCGGAATCATTGCCGACGATTTGGCTGCAGCATTTTTTACCCTGCTCACCATGACGCTTTTACATATTGGATTGAGCTATATCTCATGA
- the thiL gene encoding thiamine-phosphate kinase — MQSQTHSLGEFDLIQRFFKTQSDLMLATNPGSVKLGIGDDCALLKTNPTEELAITSDMLVSGRHFFPDANPEWLGWKALAVNLSDLAAMGARPMGFTLTLALPEANSAWLEAFSKGLFAIANQFACPLIGGDTTAGPLNICITAFGSTPKDKAIRRSGALEGDDIWVSGAVGDARLALAALRHELELERGDLEVIEARMHQPTPRIQLGIALRGIANSALDVSDGLLGDLKHILKQSGKDAEIFLERIPKSTTLRKQSPIIQNQYAASGGDDYELCFTAASSSRGAITKISGDLNLSLTQIGSIKLMQHSSPEIQLIDGSGARLNPEETHQLLKSFNHFA, encoded by the coding sequence ATGCAATCTCAAACCCACTCGCTTGGCGAATTTGATCTAATTCAGCGTTTCTTTAAAACGCAGTCCGATCTCATGCTTGCCACCAATCCCGGCTCAGTAAAACTGGGAATTGGTGATGATTGCGCCCTTCTAAAAACGAACCCAACCGAGGAGCTTGCCATTACCAGCGACATGCTGGTATCAGGACGACACTTTTTTCCAGATGCCAATCCAGAGTGGTTAGGCTGGAAAGCCCTAGCAGTCAACCTTTCAGACCTAGCAGCTATGGGCGCTAGGCCGATGGGTTTCACCCTCACACTGGCACTGCCTGAGGCGAATTCAGCTTGGTTAGAAGCTTTTAGCAAAGGTTTATTTGCAATCGCCAATCAATTTGCCTGCCCACTCATTGGCGGCGACACTACCGCTGGTCCACTCAATATTTGTATCACTGCCTTTGGTAGCACTCCGAAAGACAAAGCCATTCGTAGGTCAGGGGCATTAGAAGGTGATGACATTTGGGTTTCTGGAGCCGTTGGTGATGCCCGACTTGCTCTTGCTGCACTGCGTCATGAACTGGAATTAGAAAGAGGGGATTTGGAAGTAATTGAGGCGCGCATGCATCAACCCACTCCTAGAATTCAATTGGGCATTGCCTTAAGAGGTATTGCCAATTCTGCTTTGGATGTCTCCGATGGCCTATTAGGTGATCTAAAGCACATCCTGAAGCAATCAGGCAAAGATGCAGAAATCTTTTTAGAGCGCATCCCCAAATCCACAACATTACGCAAACAATCGCCCATTATTCAGAATCAATATGCCGCAAGTGGCGGTGATGATTACGAGCTGTGCTTTACCGCTGCAAGCAGTTCAAGAGGTGCGATCACCAAAATCAGCGGGGACTTAAATCTTTCCCTCACTCAAATTGGCAGCATTAAGCTGATGCAACACTCCTCACCTGAGATCCAGCTCATCGACGGCAGTGGGGCGAGATTAAATCCTGAAGAAACACATCAACTACTCAAATCCTTTAATCACTTCGCATGA